A stretch of DNA from Planococcus antarcticus DSM 14505:
GTGACAGATTTTACTTCTGCCGAATTACAGAAAGTTCCATTCTTTGTCCATATCCCAGGATACGGTGAAGGCTATGTAGATGATGAAGTAGGTGGACAAATCGATATGCGTCCGACCATTATGAACCTCATGGGCATCGATACGTCAAAAGATATTCAGTTTGGCAGCGATTTGTTCTCAGAGGAGCATGAAGAATTTGTGGTTTTTCGCGATGGGCGTTTTGTCACCGATGAAGTGGTTTATGCAGGCAATGTCTGTTACGACAAGGATACTAGTGAACCTACCGAGCAGGATCTGTGTGCACCATACATCGAGCAGGCATTCACAGAGCTTGAGTATTCTGAGTCGATCATCAATGGCGATCTGCTGCGTTTTTATGATGAAGAAGATGGACAGCTGACTACTATTCCCGACGTTGAATTAAAACAATAAAAAAGAGAGCGCCCAGCGCTCTCTTTTTCAGATTAATGTAGTCCTGGTGGATAACCGTGTGTGATAACCGTCGCAACTGTGAAGGCGCCGAAAATTACAAACGTTCCAAAGTTAAAAAGAAAGCCTAAGACTTCTTTATTCTTTAACGTTTGTACAGTGCCGATTGCCGCAAGAACTGCAGTAAGTCCAAAAATAACCATTAAAATCCAACTCATCGAATGACACTCCCTTCAACTTAAACAGCCAGTGCCGCTTTGTTCTCTTTATATTGTAAAGAAATTCCTCCCTTTTGTCGAGGGTAAAAAGTGTCAGTATGTTGACAGCCCAGCAAAGTGTGTCGTGTTATAATCGAAGAGAGGTGAAGAGGATGTTGAAAATTGACCAATTGGAGCTTGGACCAGTCCAGACTAACTGTTACATCATATCAGATGATCGAAAGGAATGCCTGATTTTCGATCCAGGAGAAGAAAGCGCCAGAATACATGCGCTGTTGAAAAAGAAAAACCTAAAACCGATTGCCATCTTATTGACTCATGCTCATTTTGATCATATTGGAGCAGTTGATGACATTCGTGAACGTTATTCAATTCCGGTCTATCTGCACCACTTAGAGAAAGAGTGGCTGAGCCGACCCAATTTAAATGGTTCAGGGAAGTACCCAGCTTTGCCTGATTACCGGATTAAAGATGCGGATATTTTGCTGACGGATGAGGAAAATCTGCAGATCGGTTCTTTCGAGATTGCTATTTTACACACACCTGGACATTCTCCAGGGAGTGTCAGTTTTTCATTTGGCAATGAAGGATTCGCTATAGTAGGCGATACACTTTTTCGTGGCAGCATTGGCCGTACGGATTTAATAGATGGCTCAGAGAAAAAACTTCTAGAATCCATCCATGACTCGCTGCTGACGCTTCCTGAACATATGATTCTTTATCCAGGCCATGGCCTGGAAACGACTCCTGAGCAAGAAATGAACAGCAATCCATTTTTGACTGGATTTTAGATCAGTAGGAATTTGTCATGATCTACTTAATAAAAAACAAAAGGTGTACCGGAAAAAATCCGGTACACCTTTTGTTTTTTATTCGCGTTGATTAATGTCCAGCACCAGGAACGTGGATGAACGTAGAGTAATAAGTGAAGCCTACGAAAAACACAGTCAAATAGGCGCCAAAAATATACAAATACATGCGTTCAGAAATATTTAAAAATCCAAGAAGAACAAAAAATCCGGTGTTAGCGACCATTAATAATGATACTTCAACCATATCGCCTACATAAAAGAGAACTGCAAATATACCAGTCCACCATCCCATTAATTTGAACATATTATTCATGGGTAATCCCTCCTTTGCCACAACACAATAATCTCTCATTCATTATATAGGAAACAGAGTGAATGTGTAAACAGCGAGTTGGTCTTTCTTTGTGACAAACAGGTGTACGGGTGTTGCGAGCATACTGAATTGGAAAAAATCCGTAAATCTCTTCTACAAAGCTAAAGTAAGAGGTCCTCAAATATGAGATTTGGCGCGAATCTGGGATTCAAAATTTTATTTTGACGAAAGCTATTCCTTTCTCAAAAAGAGCCGGCTATACTATGTGGGAACAGAGAGGCGGCCTTTGTTCAAACCGAAGCAGGAGGTGGATATGCAATCGATTATCGAACGCCGCTGTGTTGACCTTTTACACGATGCGGCGAAAAGTGGCACGACAGACATCCACATCAAACCCGAACCATCCTGCTACACCGTTTCTTACCGTTCTTTCCAAAGTCTGCGGCAAGTGACACAACTCCCCTTTGATCTCGGTGATCGCATGATCGCTTATTTCAAATACCTATCCCTTTTAGACATGAGTGAAAGAAGAAAACCCCAAACCGGTTCATTCCAGCTCTCTATCTGTGACCTATCCCATTATTTTCGAATTTCGACATTGCCTTCTGTGTTGACTAAGGAAAGTATTGTCATCCGGATTATGCCGGACGACACCGCTCAATCCCTTCATCAGCTGGCAGCGTTCCGTGACTCAGCTCGTCTGTTAGAAAAATTGTCCGAAGCATCTCAAGGTCTAATTTTGCTAACAGGTCCAACTGGTTGTGGCAAATCAACTACTTTATACTCATTGCTGAAACATTGTGCTGAAAAGCTGAACCGCAATATCATCACACTCGAAGATCCCGTAGAACGAAAAAATCAAGCGATTTTGCAAATTCAAGTAAATGAAAAAGCTGGCCTTAGCTATGCGGCTGGGTTAAAAGCGATTCTCCGGCACGATCCTGACATCATCATGATTGGAGAGATACGCGATGCGGAGACGGCTCAAATTGCAGTGCGAGCAGCATTAACGGGTCACTTGGTTTTTTCAACCATTCATGCCAGACATTCTGTTGGCTGTCTGCACCGGTTGCGTGATCTGGGTGTATCTTTTGAAGATATGTCGCAAACCCTTATTGCTGTTTCTGCCCAAAGAATAATTCCGGTGTTTTCTGACATCGGACAGTCGGAATCTTGTCATCGTGCACTTTATGAAATTCTCGATGGTCAACGGTTAGATGATGCCTTACTATCAGCAAGGCTGAAAAAAACCTATACATTGCCATATGAGCTGTCGTTTGACGGACAAGTCCGGGAAGGGGTGAAAATCGGTGCGATTCAAGCTTCCTACGCGTTCAGACAAGATTCGTCTTCGTGATCGTGAGCAGTTCCTGACCCGCTTGGCCGTTCTGATGAAAGAAGGCTACCTGCTGCCGATTGCTTTGAGTCTATTGTTGCCAATGCATACCTCCAAGCTAGAGGAAACACTGAGCGGCATCACCGTCATTTTAAAAAGTGGAGGCAATGCCGCTGAAATCCTGAAGTATTTGGGCTTCAAAGACCATGTGCTATTTCCGGTTGAAATCGCGGAATACCACGGCCGTCTGCCAGAATCGATTGACAGCATTGCGAAAAGTTTCGCGCGGACTGAACAAGTGCAGAAAAAACTGAAAAATATCTTGATCTACCCGGTATCTCTACTGATTTTCACATCTGTACTGTTTTTGTTTTTTCGCACCAGCTATGTACCGAATTTGACCGAAATGATGAAGTCGCTTCAGTCCGGAGATGAATCTTCAGGTGTACCGTCTTATTTACTGAGTCTGCCCGATTTTTTTATCGCAATTTTTGTCATTGTGGCCCTTTCGGTTTATGCATTTAGGTTGCTACTGAAAAGACAACCTATTCATCAGCAAATTAACTGGCTGTTAGCGATTCCCGTTTTTCGTGGCTTTATGAAACTGTATTGGTCACACTTGCTCGCGCGTGAGCTCGGTACATTACTACACAGTGGCATTTCCATGCAGGAGTCACTCGACCTGCTGCAGCGCCAGAACTACCATAAAATTATCCAGTTTATGACCCGGCTATCGCATGAGGAACTGATGATGGGTCAAACCTTCTCGACATCGCTCGAGCATTTTTCGTTCGTCTCTAGGGATATGCCCGCATTTGTTCAACATGGTGAAATGACCGGATATCTGGGCAAAGAACTAATTCTTTACAGTGAAGTGTTAATGGAGCGCATTGAACAGCAAACGCAGCAACTGCTGCGCATTATTCAACCAAGTTTCTTTATTCTGATTGCCGTCTGTATCGTAGGCGCTTATTTGGCAATCTTGATGCCGATGTATAACCTAGTCCATACCATTTGAGGAGGAAGAACATGCGCTTATTAAAAAGTCAAAAAGGATTTACTTTAATTGAAATGCTGATCGTCATGCTGATTATCACCGTGCTAATTGCCATCGCAATCCCGAATGTCACAAAACAATCATCAGCGGTTGACGAAAAAGGCTGTAAAGCATTCGTGCAGATGGTCCAGGGACAGGTGGAGTCTTATCGCATGGACTTGAAAACGATGCCGACTTTAACGGATCTTGTAACAGAAGGCTATCTCAAAACAGGGGAAACGGATTGTCCAAATGGTGATGTGGTGAATATCTCGGTTGGCGGGGTGGTAACATCTGCAAAACCTTAAAGAACAGGGCTTTACTTTGCTAGAGATGCTGTTGGTGCTAGTCGTCCTAATGGCAATCGTCGCCATTTCGATTCCCGGATACCAGACCTTTGCTATCAAAAAAGAAGAACAGCGATTTTTTGATATCCTCCAGCAGGATATCTATTTCGCGCAGAGCCAAAGTTATTCCCTGAAAAAAACGGCAAAAGTTATTTTTAGAGAAACCAAAGGGACTTATGAAATCTTTACAGACCTTCAGTCAGTGGTGTTGTCCAGAAAACTACCGAATTCGATGACATTGAAAAAAACCAGCAATCTCAATGAAATCTATTTCAATTCAAACGGCTCTGTTGTCCAATCCGGTACATTCCGTTTTGCTACAAGCAGTGGAGAAAAGGTATTGGTTGTCCATCTTGGGAGAGGGAGGGTGGTGTTTTCTGAATGAAAGAGGAATTTCCTGGGCAGAAACTATGGTCAGCCTGTTGATGGTCTTCATCATTTTCGGAAGTTTGTTGCCAGTCATGCTCAATGTTCAGCAAAGCCTTCAATTAAAAAAAGAACGCGTCAGTGCATATGAAACTCTGCATGAAGCTGCGAGGGAGATGCGCTCAACAGGTTTAGTGAGTGGGCAGCGCACAGTCAACGGTATCGTCTATAACTGGAAAATGACTGGTCAACTATGTGTCGATTACGCAGACTATAAAGGGGAGATAGAGCAACTATGCGTCGAATAGCTTGGCTGGACGAAAAAGGTTTTTCATTTGTAACGTCCATTTTCGATTTGCTGATACTGCTGATGATGCTCCCACTGATCGTCTTGTTCTACGGTTTCGCAGTCAGTTTTACAGAAGACTTGGATCCGCACAGTTCAGAATGGCAATTGTTTGCTGTCGATTTGCAGAGTTACCTGAACAACAGTGACTCGCTTGAAATCATCAATGGAGGAAGCGGGATTCGTATCATCCGGATGGGAGAGGAATTTGATATCGAATTGTATA
This window harbors:
- the comGC gene encoding competence type IV pilus major pilin ComGC, with the translated sequence MRLLKSQKGFTLIEMLIVMLIITVLIAIAIPNVTKQSSAVDEKGCKAFVQMVQGQVESYRMDLKTMPTLTDLVTEGYLKTGETDCPNGDVVNISVGGVVTSAKP
- a CDS encoding DUF2626 domain-containing protein; this translates as MNNMFKLMGWWTGIFAVLFYVGDMVEVSLLMVANTGFFVLLGFLNISERMYLYIFGAYLTVFFVGFTYYSTFIHVPGAGH
- a CDS encoding DUF2759 domain-containing protein translates to MSWILMVIFGLTAVLAAIGTVQTLKNKEVLGFLFNFGTFVIFGAFTVATVITHGYPPGLH
- a CDS encoding MBL fold metallo-hydrolase yields the protein MLKIDQLELGPVQTNCYIISDDRKECLIFDPGEESARIHALLKKKNLKPIAILLTHAHFDHIGAVDDIRERYSIPVYLHHLEKEWLSRPNLNGSGKYPALPDYRIKDADILLTDEENLQIGSFEIAILHTPGHSPGSVSFSFGNEGFAIVGDTLFRGSIGRTDLIDGSEKKLLESIHDSLLTLPEHMILYPGHGLETTPEQEMNSNPFLTGF
- the comGD gene encoding competence type IV pilus minor pilin ComGD; amino-acid sequence: MQNLKEQGFTLLEMLLVLVVLMAIVAISIPGYQTFAIKKEEQRFFDILQQDIYFAQSQSYSLKKTAKVIFRETKGTYEIFTDLQSVVLSRKLPNSMTLKKTSNLNEIYFNSNGSVVQSGTFRFATSSGEKVLVVHLGRGRVVFSE
- the comGF gene encoding competence type IV pilus minor pilin ComGF; this encodes MRRIAWLDEKGFSFVTSIFDLLILLMMLPLIVLFYGFAVSFTEDLDPHSSEWQLFAVDLQSYLNNSDSLEIINGGSGIRIIRMGEEFDIELYTDMIRKQKDRKGHEVMLTRVQLCSFSLDGNTLKVRTEFTTGSLEEAEYVFTQP
- the comGA gene encoding competence type IV pilus ATPase ComGA translates to MQSIIERRCVDLLHDAAKSGTTDIHIKPEPSCYTVSYRSFQSLRQVTQLPFDLGDRMIAYFKYLSLLDMSERRKPQTGSFQLSICDLSHYFRISTLPSVLTKESIVIRIMPDDTAQSLHQLAAFRDSARLLEKLSEASQGLILLTGPTGCGKSTTLYSLLKHCAEKLNRNIITLEDPVERKNQAILQIQVNEKAGLSYAAGLKAILRHDPDIIMIGEIRDAETAQIAVRAALTGHLVFSTIHARHSVGCLHRLRDLGVSFEDMSQTLIAVSAQRIIPVFSDIGQSESCHRALYEILDGQRLDDALLSARLKKTYTLPYELSFDGQVREGVKIGAIQASYAFRQDSSS
- the comGB gene encoding competence type IV pilus assembly protein ComGB — translated: MRFKLPTRSDKIRLRDREQFLTRLAVLMKEGYLLPIALSLLLPMHTSKLEETLSGITVILKSGGNAAEILKYLGFKDHVLFPVEIAEYHGRLPESIDSIAKSFARTEQVQKKLKNILIYPVSLLIFTSVLFLFFRTSYVPNLTEMMKSLQSGDESSGVPSYLLSLPDFFIAIFVIVALSVYAFRLLLKRQPIHQQINWLLAIPVFRGFMKLYWSHLLARELGTLLHSGISMQESLDLLQRQNYHKIIQFMTRLSHEELMMGQTFSTSLEHFSFVSRDMPAFVQHGEMTGYLGKELILYSEVLMERIEQQTQQLLRIIQPSFFILIAVCIVGAYLAILMPMYNLVHTI